One genomic segment of Ancylobacter sp. IITR112 includes these proteins:
- a CDS encoding ATP phosphoribosyltransferase regulatory subunit, with amino-acid sequence MPADQSHAEELLALYARAGFTRVEPPVLQPADAFLDLSGEEMRRTMFITMDPDGRELCLRPDLTLPVCRHYIAEGAAQPRDFAYLGPVFRSDVAGGELLQAGVESLGRHDREAADADLLALGLETAALWGVIDPTIRLGDAGLFATLLDALALPPVWRRRLIKDFARSGDLGADLALLKQRPEAGGVTAHAGVLSALAGSDPAAARALVTDLLSIAGISTVGGRSVSEIAERFLEQAAPGDAEGLSPEKVAVIERYLAIAGTPDQAAARLRALAGEAGLELDGALDAFETRTHFIAAQGIEPERLSFATAFGRPLDYYSGMVFELHENGAGAPLVAGGRYDGLLGRLGAGEPIPAVGFAVWLGRLDAVEARL; translated from the coding sequence ATGCCCGCCGACCAAAGCCACGCCGAGGAACTGCTCGCGCTCTATGCGCGCGCCGGTTTCACGCGCGTCGAGCCGCCGGTGCTCCAGCCCGCCGATGCCTTTCTCGACCTGTCGGGCGAGGAAATGCGGCGCACCATGTTCATCACCATGGACCCGGACGGGCGCGAACTGTGCCTGAGGCCGGACCTCACTCTGCCGGTGTGCCGCCATTACATTGCCGAAGGCGCCGCGCAGCCGCGCGACTTCGCCTATCTCGGCCCGGTGTTCCGCTCCGATGTGGCAGGCGGCGAATTGTTGCAGGCCGGTGTCGAATCCCTCGGCCGGCATGACCGCGAGGCGGCGGATGCCGACCTTCTGGCGCTGGGGCTGGAGACGGCGGCGCTGTGGGGGGTGATCGACCCCACCATCCGGCTCGGCGATGCCGGGCTTTTCGCCACGCTGCTCGACGCGCTGGCCCTGCCCCCGGTCTGGCGGCGGCGGCTGATCAAGGACTTCGCCCGCTCCGGCGATCTCGGCGCCGATCTCGCTTTGCTGAAGCAGCGCCCGGAGGCCGGCGGCGTCACCGCCCATGCCGGCGTGCTCTCGGCACTGGCGGGCTCCGACCCGGCGGCGGCGCGGGCGCTGGTGACGGATTTGCTCTCCATCGCCGGCATTTCCACCGTCGGCGGGCGTTCCGTGTCGGAAATCGCCGAGCGCTTTCTCGAACAGGCGGCGCCCGGCGATGCCGAAGGCCTGTCGCCGGAGAAGGTGGCGGTGATCGAGCGCTATCTCGCCATTGCCGGCACGCCCGACCAGGCGGCGGCGCGGCTGCGGGCGCTGGCGGGCGAGGCGGGGCTGGAGCTGGACGGCGCGCTCGACGCCTTCGAGACCCGCACCCATTTCATCGCCGCGCAGGGCATCGAGCCCGAGCGCCTCTCCTTCGCCACCGCCTTCGGCCGGCCGCTCGACTATTACAGCGGCATGGTGTTCGAGCTGCACGAAAACGGCGCGGGGGCCCCGCTGGTCGCCGGCGGGCGTTATGACGGGCTGCTCGGCCGGCTCGGCGCCGGCGAGCCCATTCCCGCCGTCGGCTTCGCCGTCTGGCTCGGCCGGCTCGATGCCGTGGAGGCTCGTCTATGA
- the hisS gene encoding histidine--tRNA ligase, producing the protein MAKDKPTKLRARMPRGFADRGPAELAPTRAMLETIRKVYELYGFEALETPFIEYTDALGKFLPDQDRPNEGVFSFQDDDEQWLSLRYDLTAPLARHVAENFDKLPKPFRSYRAGWVFRNEKPGPGRFRQFMQFDADTVGAPTVAADAEICMMMADTLEALGLKDKFVIKVNNRKVLDGVLEAIGLGGEENAGRRLTVLRAIDKFDKVGIAGVRDLLGAGRWENPEAKSGDFTKGAGLDEGQSSVILGYIDPNGHVAQIVRGGPASLPTTGQFTEVSGLGWAGADALMASGSFTDGLRELHEISNLINGAGYGDRVKIDPSVVRGLEYYTGPVFEAELTFEVTDEKGRPVRFGSVGGGGRYDGLVGRFRGEAVPATGFSIGVSRLASALSYLKTDATPEFGPVVVVVMDRDQTAHYMGLVAKLRQAGIRAEMYLGNPKNLGNQFRYADRRNSPCVVIQGSDERAAGQVQIKDLIEGAKAAAAITDNAEWRESRPAQFACAEAELVEKVRELLDHHGVPHGDKLA; encoded by the coding sequence ATGGCCAAGGACAAACCCACCAAGCTTCGCGCCCGCATGCCGCGCGGCTTCGCCGATCGCGGCCCGGCGGAGCTGGCCCCCACGCGGGCGATGCTGGAGACGATCCGCAAGGTCTATGAGCTCTATGGCTTCGAGGCGCTGGAAACCCCCTTCATCGAATATACCGACGCGCTGGGGAAGTTCCTGCCGGACCAGGACCGGCCAAATGAGGGCGTGTTCTCGTTCCAGGACGATGACGAGCAGTGGCTGAGCCTGCGCTACGACCTGACCGCGCCGCTCGCCCGCCATGTGGCGGAGAATTTCGACAAGCTGCCAAAACCCTTCCGCAGCTACCGCGCCGGCTGGGTTTTTCGCAACGAGAAGCCCGGCCCCGGCCGCTTCCGCCAGTTCATGCAGTTCGACGCCGACACGGTGGGCGCCCCCACGGTGGCGGCGGATGCCGAGATCTGCATGATGATGGCGGACACGCTGGAAGCGCTGGGGCTGAAGGACAAGTTCGTCATCAAGGTCAATAACCGCAAGGTGCTGGACGGCGTGCTGGAAGCCATCGGCCTCGGGGGCGAGGAGAATGCCGGCCGCCGGCTGACGGTGCTGCGCGCCATCGACAAGTTCGACAAGGTGGGCATTGCGGGCGTGCGCGACCTGCTCGGCGCAGGCCGCTGGGAGAACCCGGAGGCCAAGAGCGGCGACTTCACCAAGGGCGCGGGGCTGGATGAGGGGCAGAGCTCCGTAATCTTAGGTTATATTGATCCTAACGGTCATGTTGCCCAAATTGTCCGTGGCGGCCCTGCTTCCTTGCCTACGACTGGACAATTTACTGAGGTGTCTGGACTGGGATGGGCTGGTGCAGACGCTCTCATGGCAAGTGGTTCGTTTACTGACGGTCTCCGCGAGCTTCACGAGATTAGTAATTTGATCAACGGCGCCGGCTATGGCGACCGGGTGAAGATCGATCCCTCCGTCGTGCGTGGCCTCGAATATTACACCGGCCCGGTGTTTGAGGCCGAGCTGACCTTCGAGGTGACGGACGAGAAGGGCCGCCCGGTGCGCTTCGGCTCGGTCGGCGGTGGCGGGCGCTATGATGGGCTGGTCGGGCGCTTCCGCGGCGAAGCGGTGCCGGCTACGGGTTTCTCCATCGGCGTCTCGCGGCTCGCCTCGGCGCTGTCCTATCTCAAGACCGACGCCACGCCGGAATTCGGCCCCGTGGTGGTGGTCGTCATGGATCGCGACCAGACCGCGCATTATATGGGCCTCGTCGCGAAGCTGCGGCAGGCCGGCATCCGCGCCGAAATGTATCTCGGCAACCCGAAAAATCTCGGCAACCAGTTTAGATATGCCGACCGCCGCAACTCGCCTTGCGTGGTCATTCAGGGCTCGGACGAGCGCGCGGCGGGTCAGGTGCAGATCAAGGACCTGATCGAGGGCGCCAAGGCCGCCGCCGCCATCACCGACAATGCCGAGTGGCGCGAAAGCCGCCCGGCGCAGTTCGCCTGCGCCGAGGCCGAGCTGGTGGAAAAGGTGCGCGAGCTGCTCGACCATCACGGCGTGCCGCATGGTGACAAGCTGGCGTGA
- a CDS encoding aspartate aminotransferase family protein: MSAYSSAAASPNDLDAFFMPFTPNRAFKARPRLLSRSKDMHYYTPEGRGVLDATAGLWCANAGHNRDPIVEAIQNQAAEMDFAPPFQYGHPKAFAVAARIAALAPGDLDHVFLCNSGSEAGDSALKIALAYHATTGNATRTRLIGRERGYHGVGFGGISVGGMSPNRKMFGSLLPGVDHLPHTYNREKQAFSKGEPEWGAERADALENIVALHDASTIAAVIVEPMAGSTGAIPAPVGYLKRLREICDKYGILLIFDEVITGFGRLGYAFAAERYGVVPDMITFAKGVTSGAVPMGGVLVRKHIYDAFVKSDAPVIDLFHGYTYSAHPLACAASLATLDLYREEGLFERARALEPVWADAFHSLRSKPGVLDIRTVGLVGAIDFASREDGVGRRAYEGMERLFHDEGMMVRTAGDTFAVSPPLIVSESQMGEIVEKIGRTLDRIF; encoded by the coding sequence ATGTCTGCTTACTCATCCGCAGCCGCCAGCCCCAACGATCTTGACGCCTTCTTCATGCCGTTCACGCCCAACCGGGCGTTCAAGGCGCGGCCGCGCCTGCTGTCCCGCTCCAAGGACATGCACTACTACACGCCGGAAGGGCGCGGGGTGCTGGATGCCACCGCCGGTCTGTGGTGCGCCAATGCCGGCCATAACCGCGACCCCATCGTCGAGGCGATCCAGAACCAGGCGGCGGAGATGGATTTCGCCCCGCCCTTCCAGTACGGCCACCCCAAGGCGTTCGCCGTCGCCGCCCGCATCGCCGCGCTGGCGCCGGGCGATCTCGACCATGTGTTCCTGTGCAATTCCGGCTCGGAGGCCGGCGACAGCGCGCTGAAAATCGCCCTCGCCTACCACGCCACGACAGGCAATGCGACGCGCACCCGCCTCATCGGCCGCGAGCGCGGCTATCACGGCGTCGGCTTCGGCGGCATCTCGGTCGGCGGCATGTCGCCCAACCGCAAGATGTTCGGCTCGCTGCTGCCGGGCGTCGACCACCTGCCGCACACCTATAACCGCGAGAAGCAGGCCTTCTCCAAGGGCGAGCCGGAATGGGGCGCCGAGCGCGCCGACGCGCTGGAGAACATCGTCGCCCTGCACGATGCCTCCACCATCGCCGCCGTCATCGTCGAGCCGATGGCCGGCTCCACCGGCGCCATTCCCGCCCCGGTCGGCTATCTCAAGCGCCTGCGCGAGATCTGCGACAAATACGGCATCCTGCTGATTTTCGACGAGGTCATCACCGGCTTCGGCCGCCTCGGCTATGCCTTCGCCGCCGAGCGCTATGGCGTGGTGCCTGACATGATCACCTTCGCCAAGGGCGTCACCTCGGGCGCGGTGCCGATGGGCGGCGTGCTGGTGCGCAAGCACATTTACGACGCCTTCGTGAAGAGCGACGCGCCAGTCATCGACCTGTTCCACGGCTACACCTATTCGGCCCATCCGCTGGCCTGCGCCGCCTCGCTGGCGACGCTGGACCTCTACCGCGAGGAAGGGCTGTTCGAGCGCGCCCGCGCGCTGGAACCGGTGTGGGCGGACGCCTTCCACTCGCTGCGCTCCAAGCCCGGCGTGCTCGACATCCGCACCGTCGGCCTCGTCGGCGCCATCGACTTCGCCTCGCGCGAGGACGGGGTCGGCCGCCGCGCCTATGAAGGCATGGAGCGGCTGTTCCACGATGAGGGCATGATGGTGCGCACCGCCGGCGACACTTTCGCCGTCAGCCCGCCGCTCATCGTCAGCGAGAGCCAGATGGGCGAGATCGTCGAGAAGATCGGCCGCACGCTCGACCGGATCTTCTGA
- a CDS encoding tetratricopeptide repeat protein, with product MELPDAGAASPEAVRHALSLVLASDELRSSPQLATILRFVVEATLDGRREAIKGYTIAVEALGRDPSFDPQADPIVRVEATRLRRALERYYAGAGAGDDIEIAIPRGSYVPQFLPRLAAGGEVGEVESAGLDANVDAVTPPPVPPAGIAAGSPAGVPARPQKAARRLGRAVAMGLLALALAVVAIGLVTGSRDPFGLREWLAGSGWQPLERTNRLGIPMIEVRAFETAGRPPASGSSGDFTAEGIEVRVRDALARFDLLDVLASPDARPALRCAGEGASASSAFALGGLVENHDDGTLSVLLRLSDLCDGTIVWSREFDSLKRGGDATALEIGLVRDIMAAIAEPYGVIQARARARVTAAGGPGAAGPYGCVLTAYAYWRSYLPAEHEAARACLEKAVAEDRTFALGYALLAELYLDEIRAGAPSRAATPALNRALAAAEQAVELAPTSAFARRVLMDVHFFRGERAATLAAGSTALELNPYDVDIIADFGGRLIALGDTARGEAMLAQAAHAAPGMPPWVDYHRVIAAYLRGDAPGAAAAADHLMGEGYAPGLLARALASHLAGEDEAARADLARLVAISPAWGRDPDTMIARFFPDAGVARKVRADLAALGLKRHDSAAAN from the coding sequence ATGGAGTTGCCCGACGCCGGCGCCGCCAGCCCCGAGGCGGTGCGCCACGCGCTGTCGCTCGTGCTCGCCTCCGACGAGCTGCGCTCCTCGCCCCAGCTCGCCACTATCCTGCGCTTCGTGGTGGAAGCGACGCTGGACGGGCGCCGCGAGGCGATCAAGGGCTATACCATCGCCGTCGAGGCGCTGGGGCGCGACCCCTCCTTCGACCCGCAGGCCGACCCGATCGTGCGGGTGGAGGCCACGAGGCTGCGCCGGGCGCTGGAGCGCTATTATGCCGGCGCGGGGGCCGGCGACGACATTGAGATCGCCATTCCGCGCGGCAGCTATGTGCCGCAGTTCCTGCCGCGCCTGGCGGCGGGCGGGGAGGTGGGCGAGGTGGAGTCCGCGGGCCTCGACGCCAATGTGGATGCCGTGACCCCGCCCCCCGTCCCGCCGGCGGGCATTGCGGCGGGCTCTCCCGCAGGCGTGCCGGCCCGCCCGCAGAAGGCGGCCCGGCGCCTCGGCCGCGCTGTCGCCATGGGCCTGCTGGCGCTGGCGCTGGCGGTGGTCGCGATCGGCCTCGTCACCGGCAGCCGCGACCCGTTCGGGCTGCGGGAATGGCTTGCCGGCTCCGGCTGGCAGCCGCTGGAGCGGACCAACCGGCTCGGCATTCCGATGATCGAGGTGCGGGCCTTCGAGACCGCCGGCCGCCCGCCGGCCAGTGGCAGCAGCGGCGACTTCACCGCCGAGGGGATCGAGGTGCGGGTGCGCGACGCGCTGGCCCGCTTCGACCTGCTCGACGTGCTGGCGAGCCCGGATGCGCGGCCGGCGCTGCGCTGCGCCGGCGAGGGCGCCTCCGCCAGCTCCGCCTTCGCGCTGGGCGGGCTGGTGGAGAATCATGACGACGGCACGCTCTCCGTCCTGCTGCGGCTTTCCGACCTGTGCGATGGCACCATTGTCTGGTCGCGCGAATTCGACAGCCTCAAGCGCGGCGGCGACGCGACCGCGCTGGAAATCGGGCTGGTGCGCGACATCATGGCGGCAATCGCCGAGCCCTATGGCGTGATCCAGGCGCGGGCGCGGGCCCGCGTCACCGCCGCCGGCGGGCCGGGCGCCGCCGGGCCCTATGGCTGCGTGCTCACCGCCTATGCCTACTGGCGCTCCTACCTCCCCGCCGAGCATGAGGCGGCGCGTGCCTGCCTGGAAAAGGCGGTGGCGGAGGACCGCACCTTCGCCCTCGGCTATGCGCTGCTGGCCGAACTCTATCTCGACGAGATCCGCGCCGGCGCCCCCTCGCGCGCCGCCACCCCGGCGCTCAACCGCGCGCTGGCGGCGGCGGAGCAGGCGGTGGAACTCGCCCCCACCAGCGCCTTCGCCCGCCGGGTGCTGATGGATGTGCATTTCTTTCGCGGCGAGCGCGCGGCGACGCTGGCGGCGGGCAGCACCGCGCTGGAACTCAACCCCTATGATGTCGACATCATCGCCGATTTCGGCGGCCGGTTGATCGCGCTCGGCGACACGGCGCGCGGCGAGGCGATGCTGGCGCAGGCCGCCCATGCCGCGCCGGGCATGCCGCCGTGGGTGGATTATCACCGCGTCATCGCCGCCTATCTCAGGGGCGACGCGCCCGGCGCCGCCGCCGCCGCGGACCATCTGATGGGCGAGGGCTACGCGCCCGGGCTGCTGGCGCGGGCGCTGGCCAGCCATCTCGCCGGCGAGGATGAGGCGGCGCGGGCCGACCTTGCCCGGCTGGTCGCCATTTCCCCCGCCTGGGGCCGCGATCCCGACACCATGATCGCCCGCTTCTTCCCCGATGCCGGCGTCGCCCGCAAGGTGCGGGCCGATCTCGCCGCTCTCGGGCTGAAGCGGCACGATTCCGCCGCGGCGAACTGA
- the hrpB gene encoding ATP-dependent helicase HrpB, translating into MPAPLAPLPIDDALPELTAALRAGNAAVLVAPPGAGKTTRVPLALLDQPWVAGRKILVLEPRRLAARAAATRMAQTLGEEAGQSVGYRARFGSKIGRATRIEVITEGIFTRMMLDDPELSDVAAVLFDEFHERSLDADLGLALALDAQGALREDLRILVMSATLDGARVARLLAGAPVVESLGRAFPVETRYAGRTPGAPVERQMADLIARALREETGSLLAFLPGASEIRRTERFLREMVHDPALDIAPLYGALPPAEQDRAIVPAPAGRRKVVLATSIAETSLTIEGVRVVIDSGLARVPRFEPGVGLTRLETVRVSRAAADQRRGRAGRTEPGLCLRLWSEPETASLPAFATPEILAADLSRLVLDLAVWGVRDPASLAFLDPPPAPAVKEAKVLLASLGAFDADGQVSPLGRAMARLPLEPRLARMVIEGARRGAGEEAARIAALVSERGLGGDAPDLAHRLMDFSRDRSRRAEEARRLAERWAEEAARQLAGTRGAGSRAAGEAPSPAALLALAFPDRVARGRGDGRRFVLANGRGAAIDPATSLARARFLAIAELTGTADEARILLAAELSEADIEAEFGTAITEGVETAFDPASGALRARHVRRLGALVLAERTAPLKPGPETARALASAAAMRGLERLAWSDAQRQWLDRARFLHASAPDLWPDLSWEALAGTVEDWLAPVLDDITSLSALDAERLGRALSGLLPWELSRGMEAAAPTHYEVPTGSRLPIDYATDGGPTLHVRVQELFGLKTHPSIAGGRVPLVLSLLSPAHRPIQLTRDLPAFWAGSWRDVRAEMRGRYPRHPWPEDPAQAEPTRRAKPRG; encoded by the coding sequence ATGCCCGCGCCCCTTGCTCCCCTCCCCATCGACGACGCCCTGCCGGAGCTGACCGCCGCCCTGCGCGCCGGTAATGCTGCCGTGCTCGTCGCCCCGCCCGGCGCGGGCAAGACCACGCGGGTGCCGCTGGCGCTGCTGGATCAGCCCTGGGTCGCGGGGCGGAAAATCCTCGTGCTGGAGCCGCGCCGGCTCGCCGCCCGCGCCGCCGCCACCCGCATGGCGCAGACGCTGGGCGAGGAGGCCGGGCAGAGCGTCGGCTACCGCGCCCGCTTCGGCTCGAAAATCGGGCGCGCCACCCGCATCGAGGTCATCACCGAGGGCATCTTCACCCGCATGATGCTGGACGACCCGGAGCTTTCCGATGTCGCCGCCGTGCTTTTCGACGAATTCCACGAGCGCAGCCTCGACGCCGATCTCGGCCTGGCTTTGGCCCTCGACGCGCAAGGCGCCCTGCGCGAGGATCTGCGCATTCTCGTCATGTCGGCGACGCTGGACGGCGCCCGCGTCGCCCGTCTGCTCGCCGGCGCGCCTGTGGTGGAAAGCCTCGGCCGCGCCTTCCCGGTGGAAACCCGCTATGCCGGGCGTACGCCCGGCGCCCCGGTCGAGCGGCAGATGGCCGATCTCATCGCCCGCGCATTGCGCGAGGAGACCGGCTCGCTGCTCGCCTTCCTGCCGGGCGCGTCCGAGATCCGCCGCACCGAGCGCTTTCTGCGCGAGATGGTGCACGACCCCGCCCTCGACATCGCCCCGCTCTATGGCGCCCTCCCCCCGGCGGAGCAGGACCGCGCCATCGTCCCGGCCCCGGCCGGCCGGCGCAAGGTTGTGCTCGCCACCTCCATCGCCGAGACCAGCCTCACCATCGAGGGCGTGCGCGTCGTCATCGACAGCGGCCTCGCCCGCGTGCCGCGCTTCGAGCCCGGTGTCGGCCTCACCCGGCTGGAAACGGTGCGTGTCTCCCGCGCCGCCGCCGACCAGCGGCGCGGCCGCGCCGGGCGCACCGAGCCGGGCCTGTGCCTGCGGCTGTGGAGCGAGCCGGAAACGGCGAGCCTGCCGGCCTTTGCGACGCCGGAAATCCTCGCCGCCGATCTCTCCCGCCTCGTGCTCGACCTCGCCGTGTGGGGCGTGCGCGATCCCGCCAGCCTCGCTTTTCTCGACCCGCCCCCCGCCCCGGCGGTGAAGGAGGCGAAGGTGCTGCTCGCCAGCCTCGGCGCCTTTGACGCCGACGGGCAGGTGAGCCCGCTCGGCCGGGCCATGGCAAGGCTGCCGCTGGAACCGCGCCTCGCCCGCATGGTGATCGAAGGCGCCCGGCGCGGCGCGGGGGAAGAGGCCGCGCGCATCGCCGCCCTCGTCTCCGAGCGTGGCCTCGGCGGCGACGCCCCCGACCTCGCCCACCGGCTGATGGATTTTTCCCGCGACCGCTCCCGCCGCGCGGAAGAGGCGCGCCGTCTGGCCGAGCGCTGGGCGGAGGAGGCAGCGCGGCAGCTAGCGGGGACGCGAGGGGCCGGGTCGCGGGCGGCGGGCGAGGCCCCCTCGCCCGCCGCGCTGCTGGCGCTGGCCTTTCCCGACCGGGTGGCGCGCGGGCGCGGCGACGGGCGGCGCTTCGTGCTGGCCAATGGGCGCGGCGCGGCCATCGACCCCGCCACTTCCCTCGCCCGCGCCCGCTTCCTCGCCATCGCCGAACTCACCGGCACGGCGGATGAGGCCCGCATTCTGCTGGCTGCTGAACTCTCCGAAGCCGATATCGAGGCCGAATTCGGCACCGCCATCACCGAGGGTGTCGAGACCGCCTTCGACCCCGCCTCGGGCGCCTTGCGCGCGCGCCATGTCCGCCGGCTCGGCGCGCTGGTGCTGGCGGAGCGCACCGCGCCGCTGAAGCCGGGACCGGAGACCGCCCGGGCGCTGGCCAGCGCCGCCGCCATGCGCGGGCTGGAGCGGCTCGCCTGGTCCGACGCGCAGCGGCAATGGCTGGACCGTGCGCGCTTTCTCCACGCCAGCGCGCCCGATCTCTGGCCGGACCTGTCATGGGAGGCGCTGGCGGGCACAGTCGAGGACTGGCTGGCCCCGGTGCTGGACGACATCACCTCCCTCAGTGCGCTCGACGCGGAGCGGCTCGGGCGCGCGCTGTCCGGCCTGCTGCCATGGGAATTGTCGCGCGGCATGGAGGCGGCGGCGCCCACCCATTACGAGGTGCCGACCGGCTCGCGCCTGCCCATCGACTATGCCACTGACGGCGGCCCGACGCTGCATGTGCGGGTGCAGGAACTGTTCGGCCTGAAGACCCACCCCAGCATCGCCGGCGGGCGTGTGCCGCTGGTGCTGTCGCTGCTCTCCCCGGCGCACCGGCCGATCCAGCTCACCCGCGACCTGCCGGCCTTCTGGGCCGGGTCCTGGCGCGATGTGCGGGCGGAAATGCGCGGGCGCTACCCGCGCCATCCCTGGCCGGAAGACCCGGCGCAGGCCGAGCCGACCCGCCGGGCCAAGCCGCGCGGCTGA
- a CDS encoding hemolysin family protein, protein MPLFEIAVVLLLVLINGVLAMAELSVVSARPARLRSMADGGSHGARMALQLAADPGRFLSTVQIGITLIGILAGAFSGATLGTMLGEWLQEQGMSPGLAGGLGYSLVVAAITYISLIIGELIPKRLALQSPEKLASLVAPGMVMLARIGAPAVWLLDISSRLVLRLLGEHGKGEESNVTDEEIRAIVMEAETAGVIDPDERKMIAGVMRLADRPVRAVMTPRTDVDWIDLTDDPDVVRRTIRETRHTRMPACEGTPEESVGVIDIRDLLEAYLDGQTPDPRRFVKPAAVLVETAGALDAMKSLRQAETPLALVVDEYGSMVGILTPADLLDAIAGTVVLDEAGQAKPDVVERADGSYLVAGSTPLDELAEVLGIQLPRDAGFHTAAGLVLHELKALPAEGAAFEAMGWRFEVVDMDGRRVDKLLVSRAVVPRRRAPLMG, encoded by the coding sequence ATGCCCCTTTTTGAAATCGCCGTCGTCCTTCTGCTCGTGCTGATCAATGGCGTGCTTGCCATGGCCGAGCTTTCCGTCGTTTCCGCCCGCCCGGCTCGCCTGCGCTCCATGGCCGATGGCGGCTCCCACGGCGCCCGCATGGCGCTGCAACTCGCCGCCGACCCCGGCCGCTTCCTCTCCACCGTGCAGATCGGCATCACGCTGATCGGCATTCTCGCCGGCGCGTTTTCGGGCGCCACGCTCGGCACCATGCTGGGCGAATGGCTGCAGGAACAGGGCATGTCGCCCGGCCTCGCCGGCGGCCTCGGCTATTCGCTCGTTGTGGCGGCGATCACCTATATCTCGCTCATCATCGGCGAACTCATCCCCAAGCGGCTCGCCCTGCAGAGCCCGGAAAAGCTCGCCAGCCTGGTGGCGCCGGGCATGGTGATGCTGGCGCGGATTGGCGCGCCGGCGGTGTGGCTGCTCGACATTTCCTCCCGCCTCGTGCTGCGCCTGCTCGGCGAGCACGGCAAGGGCGAGGAGAGCAATGTCACCGACGAGGAAATCCGCGCCATCGTGATGGAAGCGGAGACGGCGGGGGTGATCGACCCGGATGAGCGCAAGATGATCGCCGGGGTGATGCGCCTCGCCGACCGGCCGGTGCGGGCGGTGATGACGCCGCGCACCGATGTCGACTGGATCGACCTGACCGACGACCCCGACGTGGTCCGCCGCACCATTCGCGAGACGCGCCACACCCGCATGCCGGCCTGCGAGGGCACGCCGGAGGAAAGCGTCGGCGTCATCGACATTCGCGACCTGCTGGAAGCCTATCTCGACGGCCAGACCCCCGATCCGCGCCGCTTCGTCAAGCCCGCCGCCGTGCTGGTGGAGACGGCCGGCGCGCTCGACGCCATGAAGTCGCTGCGCCAGGCCGAGACGCCGCTGGCGCTGGTGGTGGACGAATATGGCTCCATGGTCGGTATCCTCACCCCCGCCGACCTGCTCGACGCCATCGCCGGCACCGTGGTGCTGGACGAGGCGGGGCAGGCCAAGCCCGATGTGGTGGAGCGGGCGGATGGCAGCTATCTCGTCGCCGGCTCGACGCCGCTCGACGAACTGGCCGAGGTGCTCGGCATCCAGCTCCCGCGCGATGCCGGCTTCCACACCGCCGCCGGGCTGGTGCTGCATGAGCTCAAGGCGCTGCCGGCGGAAGGCGCCGCCTTCGAGGCGATGGGCTGGCGCTTCGAGGTGGTGGACATGGACGGACGGCGCGTCGACAAGCTGCTGGTCTCGCGCGCCGTGGTGCCGCGCCGGCGGGCGCCGCTGATGGGCTGA
- a CDS encoding TIGR03364 family FAD-dependent oxidoreductase yields MSDSFDLAIVGAGVVGLGHALAARRRGLKVVVIDRDAQANGASVRNFGFVTVTGQQRGECWRRAMRSRDIWAEVAPKAGIAVEHRGLLVAVRRPEAMPVLEAFLATEMGEGCELLTPESARERLPALTGPLSGGLWSPHDMRVESRDAIPRLAAWLASEGVEFRRESAVTAVEPGRVVTSSGTVSAERIVVAPGDDFHTLFEDRFKAYGVTRCKLHMLRVSDPALGRLPGSVMTDLSLGRYLGYAELPEAEALKRVLQAEQAEHLAHGVHLIVVQSADGSLVVGDSHHYAATPDPFAPDFVDELILDEYEALFGRRPRVTERWIGTYASASDRLAFIDRPHDHIRLVVVTSGTGASTGFALAEEAVAELFD; encoded by the coding sequence ATGTCGGACAGTTTCGATCTCGCCATTGTCGGTGCGGGCGTCGTCGGCCTCGGCCATGCCCTTGCCGCCCGCCGTCGCGGGCTGAAGGTGGTCGTCATCGACCGCGACGCGCAGGCCAATGGCGCCTCGGTGCGCAATTTCGGCTTCGTCACCGTCACCGGCCAGCAGCGCGGTGAGTGCTGGCGCCGCGCCATGCGCTCGCGCGACATCTGGGCCGAGGTGGCGCCCAAGGCCGGCATCGCGGTGGAGCATCGCGGCCTGCTGGTCGCCGTGCGCCGGCCGGAGGCGATGCCGGTGCTGGAAGCCTTCCTTGCCACGGAAATGGGCGAGGGCTGCGAACTGCTCACCCCCGAGTCGGCGCGCGAGCGGCTGCCCGCGCTGACCGGCCCGCTTTCCGGCGGGCTGTGGAGCCCGCACGACATGCGGGTGGAATCGCGCGACGCCATTCCCCGCCTCGCCGCCTGGCTGGCGAGCGAGGGCGTGGAATTCCGCCGCGAAAGCGCGGTGACCGCCGTGGAGCCGGGGCGCGTCGTCACCTCGTCCGGCACGGTATCGGCCGAGCGCATCGTGGTGGCGCCGGGCGACGATTTCCACACGCTGTTCGAGGACCGGTTCAAAGCCTATGGCGTCACACGCTGCAAGCTGCACATGCTGCGCGTGAGCGACCCGGCGCTCGGGCGGCTGCCGGGCTCGGTGATGACCGACCTCTCGCTCGGGCGCTATCTCGGCTATGCCGAACTGCCGGAGGCGGAGGCGCTGAAGCGCGTGCTGCAGGCCGAGCAGGCCGAGCACCTCGCGCATGGGGTTCATCTCATCGTCGTGCAGTCGGCGGACGGTTCGCTCGTGGTCGGCGACAGCCACCACTACGCCGCGACGCCCGACCCCTTTGCCCCGGATTTCGTCGATGAGCTGATCCTCGACGAATATGAAGCCCTGTTCGGCCGCCGGCCGCGCGTGACGGAACGCTGGATCGGCACCTATGCCTCGGCTTCCGACCGGCTGGCCTTCATCGACCGGCCGCACGATCATATCCGCCTCGTGGTGGTGACCAGCGGCACCGGCGCCTCCACCGGCTTCGCCCTTGCCGAGGAAGCGGTGGCGGAGCTGTTCGACTGA